AAGAACCAGTTTAAATTACTCAATGTCCACTTAAAGAATAGCCTAGTCACTGTTTCATGGCTAGAGGGGcttaaatgtctttaaaaatgtttacttGCTTACTTGCTTGACCACAATGCACTACGAATGTTATCTGCTTTTTAACTGTGGtgaaatgtctttaaaacaaGACTCGCAATCTAGCCAGGATGTACCACACCTCTGGTACTCTGACAGGTGCGATGGGCTCCAGCAAATCTGagttggataagtggaagaaaattaaGTACTGTCAAGTGTCGCAGGGCAACTTTACACTATCActactttattttaaattaaaattttcaaAAGCACTTTTTAAATGCCTATTCAACTCTTGATGATTAGTTTTGTGTTGGAATCCATGTATCAGCATGGATTTTATCATGAGGCTGGCTGCTAACAGATAGgaatctgctagcaaccaaaaaAAAATTGCACGTCCAGCttttgctctaacactgtataccTCTTTGTGATGAGTTTCACTTACTGTCTTGCCAGCCAGTCAGCAAATTTTTCCACCCCAACTCGAGGCTCTAAGTGGGACACCAACCAATGTCTACAGGACTTAATGACTAAGATCAAAGGAGTAAAATGCACTGTTTATGTATGTAATGTCTTTGTTATGCTGCTTTGAGATGGTGGTGACTCTTAAAGTAGAGTCAGTGAGAATCCATAAGTGATATTGATTATGGAATCAATAAATTCTTATCAACGTGGATCCCTGCTTGTGCCGATGTTTATTGGAGCGTGAACGTTAGCGACAGTTGAAAGTGCTTagacatagaaaaaagtgcttataCCACTGTGCGTATGAATGAGTAAATAAGATTTGAGtgctcaagcacagcaaaaagcaTTATAAACAACCTGTAGGGGCTGATGTGTGAAACCTAATTTAGACATCATGTGAACTGTTGAGGTCACCTGCAGAAAAGTGCAAGTGTGAGTTGTAAGGACAAGCAGGAAAAACAGAATATGTGTGTTAAAAGTAAGACTTAgcatttggttaaaaaaaatctcctgaagagtttttctgtttaaatatcTCAGAttattccatttttattttatatgagaaTCATTTAAGTGATCACTTGCTTGGTTCATTTCTAgccaataaaataaattttatagTCTCCTGGTTACAATAATGTTTTGTGACTCAAGCTTTGTTGGTTCTGTTTCCTATGCTGGTGCTCATCTCATGATGTTTCTGAATAAACAGGAAGTAAGAGGCAGGCTGTATGAGACTGAAACAGTCAAGTTTTGCTATTACTGCTGAAATTTCTATAAAAAcataatcacacaaacacagagatgctGCAAGATAAACTGTTGAGTTTTAGGTTCTTGAAAAAAGTCTTTATTTTATAGGAATCCGAAGGCTGATTAGGTCATTTGACATAACAATTACAGCATACAGGTCCAGGGCAATGGTTAATGAATGATCCACCTactaaacaacaagaaaaaaaactgtttagcAGGTAATGGACCGTGTGGTTTCTCGATCACGGCTCACTGGAGATGGATCTGATGAAGACACTGCTGTGATCCTGAACGTAGCAACCATGATCTCACAACCATTTAGTCACATTCTTCGAAGAAATCCCTGGGGCGACGACATGAGTCTGAGGCACTTCTCATGATCTCCCTGTTTGATTAGAACAAAACGCAGTTATTAGACGATGATATTTGTTGTACTTCTCTATTTTAGCTCTCTCTAGATTAACTTGTTTGTAGTATATAACTGTTTGGGTACCcatttttaacacattaaaacagaGTACAGGAAAGCTGGGAAATACATGCAATAATTTCCCTTGGGGCAGATTGAAATGCAGGATTAACTTTCATTAACGTCATACACAGAAAGATATCCTGTTTCCGCTCAGAAAACCCAACCAAAATCACAGCCAGTGGTCTCTAATACTATCATTTAAGCACCAAATGAGGGAATGTTTTTTTGAACAATGGTGTTCAATCCTTACAGCAGCATGAAAGATTAGCCAATTAATGTATCACACAATCATATGATATTTTTTCAAAGCTTTGGTTATTTATCTGACTTATTTGTGTTGTGCTTTCCAGAAACTTACTTCCAGTAACCAGTCTCGACAACACAAGCAATATCATCAGTTATGTCATCATCAGTAAAAGctgcaaggaaaaaaagaaaccattTTTAATATACGCAATAAaaaagcatcatttaaacagtaaatctctgtttgcttgtttgcaAGGACTCACCTGTGCAGGAGGCATGGCACATATTTTTGGATGGGCAGTACCCCGAATCACAGAACTCTCTGTCAGACAGCTGAAAGAGCCCGTAAAGGTTTTTGGATTCGTCATCGTCCTCACTGCTCGTTTCATCCTCGTCTTCCATTTCACTGTCATCCTCGTGCTCCTCTTCACTAAACTTTTTCTCCTTCTCACTGCTTGAATCAGCATCCCGCCTTCGTCTTTTCATGCCAGTTGTGCTGTTTGACACAAAGGTTGTGTTCTCTGAGCTGATGGTGGAGTTGGAAGTAGTGGGAATAGTACTAGTGTTAGTAGCAGTAGTGGTGTTGGTCAGGTCTATGGTTGTTGAATTGGTGTTTGTCGCTGTGGCTGCTCCAGTGATCATATTGTTGTCCCCGCTTGTGGAGGGGGTTGTGACCACCGCTGGCTTTGGTGTGGTAGGGATGCACTTGCCAAATGACTTGAGCAACTCGGTGTTCAGAGCAGACCTCCTTTGTACTTCACAGATAACTGCAACAAACCATTAATGTCCACAAACAAGGACAAGAAAGTTTTACTTAAGTGGCTACTTTTTCAGTTATTATCCTCTGTGTTGTAGAATAATTTAATTTTGCAATTACATTATTGATGCAGTTGATAAAGACACTTACATAGAAAAATTGCATGTTGCTAATATTACTTCACAAAGTATTTGAAGTTTAGATAAAGCTTTATTACTGATTCTGCATTTGAATGTTTAAAGTAAACAGTAAGTAAAGTAATCAGTTATATCAAATTGAGTTAATGTTTTCCTCTAATATCGAAGAGCAGTCAACTTAAATAATTTTGTACCGCTAAGGTACAGATTTGGTCCTGATTTTCATGAGCAACAAAGTGATTTGTGCTTTGACTCTGAAGGTGATGAAGGTTCATTGGTAAGTACCCAAAGCACATTTGAGCTCACCTGTTGCCAACGTTCTTTCCTCCAGTCTCCGGGGCAGATCAAGCATTTCACCGAGCTTTTCTCTGAGCTCGCATTTGGAGACGATGCGGCTCTCAGAAAAACTGGGCAGCAGGACTGCCACAGCCACCACAACAAGCAACTCGAGTTTCATGTCAGCAGTTTCTgagggaaaaaagggaaaatgaaaatattgtcgtGGAAAAAACAtccttcctttttaaaaaaaaaagttcttcaTGTTATTCAGATTTCATCATTACAAGGTGTGCTATTGATTAAAGGAAACACAGAATAATGTAGCTTAGCTTTAAACAAGTAAGATACCTTTCAGTGCGGTGAGATTATTTTGCATTCATGTACAATTCAAACTGAGCCACCgtcagtttaaaattaaaatatattaaattaattaaacagAATAATTAAATTAGATGAGCTCACTTCTAATTTGTATTTCTAGGTCTACAATGAAGtgatcagttaaaaaaaaaataaaagtgatatAACAAGCGAGGAGACCAATCTGACGAGAATTTTTCTTACCACGTTGGTTTACAAGCTTGGCTGTTCACTCAGAGAATTTTCCCcctactgtgtgtgtttgcagacagAGCCTGTGGGTTTATATATGATGCCTCTGACCAGTGGGCCAGCCTGTTTTACTGCTGCGTATGCCGTTTGGGGAGTTTCGCTTGGGAAAGGAAAATTTTTAACACTGTCCAAACAATACACAAAAGCCCTCATGACATTAAATACTTATCACCTGAACATGACATTCAGACCTTTCATTGGCTTCAACAACATGTGACTGCACCATTGAAGAGTATCTAGAGGCAAATCAGGGACTAgatttctctatttctcttctCTAAACTCTTTAATATAACTATAAATGAGATGTTAGCCTGATTAATATCATTGTATTTGAGTATTTGAGAATTGCAGAATGTATCTTCCTCTTGAAATATTCATGAGAGTGGAACAGATTTGAGGTCAGAGTGACTCTGATTACTCAAcgccaaaataaaaccagtttaCCTTTTAGTCTGCATGACTATTGCAGCCAAATTTAAAGAAATTCCCAGTCACAGCTGTCGTGTAtgtagagaaataaaaaatatcacCTCTGTTATTCTATTTTCTCCCTTTCATCTTAATcacaaaaaaagattaaattcaataaaaaacataaagaagaaaaaagaaaaaaagaaaaaatcacaaCGTGAAGCAAACAAACTATAAAACCACTAAGATCTACTAAGATCAACAAACTATGCTAACAACTATACACACAAAAATCAGAAATATAACTAATAAGAACACTTTATTATTCATTCTGTTTTGTTAATTTTCACTTCCATGTAAATCAAGACAACAACTGAATCAACTGAAGTCTTTATTCATTTATGGCCGTTTTTTAAGCCTTCTTACAGCCCATCGttgaaaagtgaaagaaaaaaatcaagttaAAAATCAAGACATAAACTTATGCCTGCAATGTTCACTTCAGCTCATTTTTACTTGTAAGCAATGGAAAACATTTCTTGTCCCATCTTTATATGGAATAGAGAAGGGCAATTAAATAATGGAGCATCCAGGAGCCACACCAACACAGTTTTCAGAGCTCAAAAATGAAGGCACCTGGACTTATTTTGGTTTGTGAAAATCCTTCAGCAGTTATAAAACCTGGGAGAGAGTGGGTAAAAATATCTAAAAGGGATCATCCCCTTTGGAGATGGTCCTGAGGGTGGTTGAGGAAAAATCTCAAGATGGAATTGTAGGTGGTTGACGGCCTTTTGCCTCCTTAAAAATACTCATACTACTTAAAATAGTTTACAGTATAAATACTTCCTCTTTCCtttgaaatttacatttttactccTTTATTCTACTGTATTAACAGGAAAGCTTTTGTTAATAAATTTCATTCAAAAAAATATCAGTTAAACTAAACTAATTGTACAGTTTTTTCCCTCAGTAGTCGTTGCCAAATATCATATTTTGCAATCCTTTATGAAGGCAAATATGTGCCACTtgtgagtaaatacaaaattcagtttttaaatgataattTCATTTATTGTGGGGGGGAAAGggttatccaaacctacctggccctaTTATTTTACTTTACCATTTAGTAGGTCAACATGTAAGTGTTAAGGGTAAGTCTTAGCATTGGGTCCTAAACTCAGCTGAAAAGCTCAGTTCACATTAttccattttttatttcaaatgatAATGATTTTAATGGTTTAAATGATAAGCATTTGCTTGGTTTATTTCTCACCAATAAAATACATTATTAGTCTGCCTTTCTGAATAATGCTTTAATGCTGGGTTCTGCTTCCCATACTGGTGCTCATctcatgtgatgtttttgaacAAACAAGAAGTTTTGGCATAACAATAAAACATACGCAGGCATCCCActcaaatataaaaaacattgttTGTTTCATGATGTAGTGATTTAGTTACAATCTTGCGGCGACTTGAGTCTGAGGTACTCCTCGCGATTGATTAGAGAAAGTTATGCGTACTGAAGTCTCAAGTTTCAAGCTTTGTTGTCATGTACAGATAAACAGTGTAGCCACATTTACCTGTAATGAAATTCTTTGGCTCGTGAATTACATGTTTCCAGATACTCTGGAACACAAGGCAGACAATAACAATGGTCTTTAGTTTcagaaaaaacagtttaaattaaAGAACAGCCTAGTCATTGTGTGACTACAAGAGGGGCTTAAATGTTTACTCGCTAACTTACCTGCACTCCGCACAAAATGTcaagttattttattatttatatagtcTTACAGTGAGATCATCTACAAACAGGAGTGCATggactgtaaaaaaacaacaaaacaacaacaacaacaacaataacaaaaatcaCGTCATTATAAAAACCAAATACAGTGAAAATGATTTATAGCACTTAAGACTTTATTTTACTGCAGTCAGATGAATTCAAAATTCTTGGAACAAGGTTATAGAGAGTAATTTGTACCTTAAAGCAGTGAGAACAAAAAGCAGTGAAACATGCTCAGTTAGCTAgagctgctgaagagaagcaagGACAAACATAGCTATTTTTTATGAAGGGACTTAAGAACTTCACAAactgtgtctgtgctgtttCGACCACAATCAATCTGCCTCTGCTTGGCAAACTGATAGTTGATAAACTGGAAGTTTAAATCTTACATGAAATGATCTTAATGTCATATGCTATCATGGTTTTTTACATTTGATGTTGTGAAATGTCTTTAAGCTTCAAAACAATGCTGTACACTGTTATAGTATACTATAACGCTATATATAATGGTAtagtttaataaaaacaataactaGATGAAAACTagatgaaaatgagtgaaaatacattttagttaattgaaaataaaaaatcaaaataaaccttaaaatatgtaaactaaCTGAAACGATTTTGTTAAACTGGTAAAACTAGGtagtttttgcaattttttttatttggtaaAATATATTATCAAACCTGCTTTCAAAAAGTCATCTTTTTTCTTAggttttcaaaaaacaaaaactaaaatgaaatgaGCAGAGGTACTCTGGAAAGtcaccaaataaaaacaaaaagtaaaaactagAAAATACAAACTATAATCTGTACGGCACCTCTGGTGGCTGGGAAATGCTCCAGCTGATAAAGTCCACTTCCCTTTTGCCATCAAACTTTGTGCAGCATAGCATCTAGTCTAAAACGTCCCCATCACTAAGTTATTTAAATCAAATCTTTCAGGAGGACTTTTTAAATACCTATTCTGCTCTTGATGATCAGCTTCATGATAAAATCAAACTATCACATGACTGCAGGAATCTGCTAGCGACCAACAAAATTGCAATTGCAACAAAATAGTTTGTCTCTTTTGGCTCCCAAGTGGCTCTTCAGATTTTTTGATTCTTAAATTATTTATTGCCAAAATTAAAGTAAAACTATGTGTAAAATGAGTGACTGGTATACAAAACATACATTATATCAgatgtttattatttatatggtcataaaaaataaattttgaaGTACAAAAACAAGCACACATCTGAATTTGACAAAAAGATCCAAATCTCTGATtgtatgtttaatatttataaacttttcactgtttcactagAGTGAAACAGCATAGAGTAtcacacaataaaaaacaagagaaaaaccaAGTCCCTCAGCTTTAAGGGGTTGATCCtgtttcttctctttatttttatctgCCTTGTGTTGGAGAGCATTCTCTCAGAGGGGATTGAAATTTTACTGTCGTCACTCATCTTCTCAAGTTTCcagattgttttctttgtatcagatgttctttctctctctctcacttacACGTACAAAGAAGCACAAGGGAGGGAAATGAGCGTGTGGTGCGTCTGTAAGCTCCCCTCCTCCCCTTCTGCTCAGTACTGACCAATGACTGTTTGGTGTGAACACTCAGACGTCATCACACATCATGCAGTTGACCAATCATGTATGACCTGaataggaaaaaaagagagagaggaagaaaaaaaaagaaaagcttctcAGGCTCCCAGGCAGGAACCGATTCTCGTTGTTCACTTCAACGAGTCAGCTCTGGAAGTCGCTTCATTCACACCTGACACTTCACTACGGGTCaggaaatatacatttttctgGGCCTTTATGAATAAGACCTAAGGAGCAAAATGCACTGTTTAAACAGCAATATTGTAAGTGTCCTACATGTGGTTTTGTCGTTCCAAGATTACTgggttgtattttttaaatggttCACTACTTTTAATTGGAAAATTATctacaattaaaaacaaaatctcttttttttaattttgcagaTACATCAGATAAGGGCCACAGAATCTTCTGTCATAGTCTCATATTTATCTTCATCAGTAAaaggaaagaatgaaaaaagagaacaaaaaagagcaaaagaagatGCAAAATTTTTTctaatactttttttaaataatatttttctaatGTATTCTATCTGATATTACAATTATATTaagtctgtgtaggttctcagtcatccaggtcatggtaatctAAAGAGCTGGGAAACAAAAGCGACTGGACTTAAGTTTCTTGAAAACAAGAAGGTTCTTCAGTTTTAAGTCCCAAGTATTTAATCCGTAGTTGGAGTTGTCTCTTAAGAGGGTAGTTGACCCACAATCAATCATGTGCCTCATCACATGAAAACTAAAAGTAAAGACTTCATTGTTaattttatgtcattttaaGCAGTACATAAGTAAATGTAACTAGCTTGTAACCAAAAAAACTAAATCCCTATCTTACTCTCAATCAAGCTCAAGTCAATATGCTtatgaacaaaaataaacaccAGAAAACAATACAGGGCATAGGCCCATGTCAGCTTTTAATGATGCAGTCAGGTCGAACTCTACAAGGCATTGGGATACAATGATTGTGCTTAAAAAATCACTTGCAACTTAAAAAATTGTGCTGTGTAAATGTGTGAATGGACTTTGGGTGTTCAAGCAAGGCAGAAAAGCCTCATAGACATTGCCCCACCCCACCATCATCTGAACTGTTAAGGTCACCTGAAGTTGTAAa
This sequence is a window from Oreochromis aureus strain Israel breed Guangdong linkage group 11, ZZ_aureus, whole genome shotgun sequence. Protein-coding genes within it:
- the LOC116334091 gene encoding uncharacterized protein LOC116334091, with protein sequence MKLELLVVVAVAVLLPSFSESRIVSKCELREKLGEMLDLPRRLEERTLATVICEVQRRSALNTELLKSFGKCIPTTPKPAVVTTPSTSGDNNMITGAATATNTNSTTIDLTNTTTATNTSTIPTTSNSTISSENTTFVSNSTTGMKRRRRDADSSSEKEKKFSEEEHEDDSEMEDEDETSSEDDDESKNLYGLFQLSDREFCDSGYCPSKNMCHASCTAFTDDDITDDIACVVETGYWKEIMRSASDSCRRPRDFFEECD